The DNA region GACGGGATCCGCGTTCTGACGACCTCGCTTGGCGATGAGGAGTTCATCTTCGGCGGGCAGAAGATCCTCGAAGATGTCCTCCAATATGCTGAAAAGGAGTTTTCTCCCCGCCGCATCGCCGTTGTCGGGACCTGTGTTTCGATGATCATCGGCGAGGATCTCGATGCCGCGATCGAAGCCTCCGGCATCACGACCCCTGCGATAGGGGTATCGATCCACGCAGGATTTCGCGAGAACATCGACGGGGTCATCGCCACCCTCGAGCCGGCGGCAAAGATCGGCTGGATCTCCGAAGAGGAGTTCGAGCGGCAGAAACTGGTCCTTGCCTCGGCGAACAAAACCGAGCGGGAACGCGGAGCTGCCTGTAAAACCTACATTGCCCCGTCCCGCGGCGATCTGAAGCACGTTGCCGCCGCCGAACTCGCAGAGCTACTTCGTTCCGGCAAAAAAGGCATGGCGATCATGAACGCAAAGAAGGAGACGGCGTATATGTTCGCCGATCATCTCTGCGCCGTGCATGAATGTGCGCCGGACGCGAATGTCACCTTTGTCGCAAACCTCGAAGCCCGCGGTCTGCCGAAAGTGAGAGGGGACGCCGCCATGATCCTTGCCGAACTCAATGAACGCGGCATCCACCCCGAACTCATCGGAGCTCTTGACGAATACGGCGGAAACGGCCCGCGGATCGCAGAAAGGATCGCGGAAGTCAAACCGGAATTCCTCCTGCTCGTCGGTGTCCCCCACGCGGTCTCGCCCGAAGCTCTTGCCGGGATCAAAGTATTCTCCGTCACAAACGGACCGCGGCAGGTCCTGCCCTTAAAAGAGCAGGGGCATGCCCATGTCATGGTCGAGGTTGATCTTCATCCAAAGACGCTTGGCGTCCACAACATCGTCGAAAGCGAGTTCGGAGCCGTTCTGCGGAGCATGTGATGAAGTCGTTTTTGATCTCGGGAGACCGTTCCGGAGCCGGAAAAACCAGCATCACGCTCGGCCTTGCCGGCCTTCTTGCAAAGGACGCGGTCGTCCAGACCTACAAAGTGGCGATGGATTACATCGACACCTCCTATCTTTCAGGCGTCACCGGTCGTCCGTCCTACAATCTGGACACCTTCGTCCAGACCGATGAGGAACTCGCCGGCC from Methanocorpusculum labreanum Z includes:
- the cfbD gene encoding Ni-sirohydrochlorin a,c-diamide reductive cyclase catalytic subunit, coding for MRYVQPRPSSIVAALYTLRDLNVDLAILHGPSGCSFKHARLLEEDGIRVLTTSLGDEEFIFGGQKILEDVLQYAEKEFSPRRIAVVGTCVSMIIGEDLDAAIEASGITTPAIGVSIHAGFRENIDGVIATLEPAAKIGWISEEEFERQKLVLASANKTERERGAACKTYIAPSRGDLKHVAAAELAELLRSGKKGMAIMNAKKETAYMFADHLCAVHECAPDANVTFVANLEARGLPKVRGDAAMILAELNERGIHPELIGALDEYGGNGPRIAERIAEVKPEFLLLVGVPHAVSPEALAGIKVFSVTNGPRQVLPLKEQGHAHVMVEVDLHPKTLGVHNIVESEFGAVLRSM